One genomic region from Vitis riparia cultivar Riparia Gloire de Montpellier isolate 1030 chromosome 17, EGFV_Vit.rip_1.0, whole genome shotgun sequence encodes:
- the LOC117904287 gene encoding pentatricopeptide repeat-containing protein At5g61800, giving the protein MRKEDGSDGNTIVNTSEAINAIRQCKSLKQLHQVHAHTITTGLSRGLHHSSLLLTNILTAFTALLPTTNASPTTPAALTGYALSVFNRIPNPSTFGYNTMIRAHTLLSSPLAALVIFVRMRRLSVPPDTHTFPFCLKACSLLPALSLAQTLHSQAFKFGFGADLFVCNTLIHVYSVNKHLHHACQVFNETSLKDVVSYNALIGGFIKVGDTDRARRLFDEMPIRDAVSWGTLLAGYAQSGDLCMDAIQLFNRMLISTVRPDNIALVSALSACAQLGELEQGKSIHVYIKQNRIPINAFLSTGLVDLYAKCGCIETAREIFESSPDKNLFTWNALLVGLGMHGRGHLSLHYFSRMIEAGIKPDGVSFLGILVGCGHAGLVCEARKFFQEMEVVYRVPRELKHYGCMADLLGRAGLIREAMEMIERMPMGGDVFVWGGVLGGCRIHGNVEIAEKAAENVMALNPEDDGVYSIMADIYANAGRWEDVARIRRLMHSRQVKKNPGCSLVQLN; this is encoded by the coding sequence ATGAGAAAAGAGGATGGGAGTGATGGTAATACTATAGTCAACACAAGTGAGGCGATTAATGCGataaggcaatgcaaaagcctCAAACAACTCCACCAGGTTCATGCTCATACCATCACCACTGGCCTTTCACGGGGTTTACACCATTCTTCTCTGCTCCTAACCAACATCCTCACTGCCTTCACCGCTCTTCTCCCCACCACCAACGCCTCTCCAACTACTCCAGCAGCTCTTACAGGCTATGCCCTTTCAGTCTTCAATCGCATCCCAAACCCATCAACCTTTGGCTACAACACCATGATTCGAGCTCACACCCTCCTCTCCTCCCCTCTCGCTGCACTTGTCATTTTTGTCCGCATGCGCCGCCTCTCTGTCCCACCGGACACTCACACCTTTCCCTTCTGCCTCAAAGCTTGCTCCCTTCTCCCTGCGCTCTCCCTCGCGCAAACGCTTCATTCCCAAGCCTTCAAGTTTGGATTTGGGGCCGATTTATTCGTCTGCAACACCCTTATTCATGTCTACTCTGTCAATAAGCATCTGCATCATGCATGCCAAGTGTTTAACGAGACTTCCCTGAAAGATGTCGTCTCATATAATGCATTGATTGGTGGCTTTATTAAGGTTGGCGACACTGACCGTGCACGTCGgctctttgatgaaatgccCATCCGAGATGCCGTGTCCTGGGGCACCCTCTTAGCTGGATATGCCCAGAGTGGGGACCTCTGCATGGACGCAATTCAACTCTTCAATAGAATGCTCATTTCTACCGTGCGTCCTGATAACATTGCACTGGTTTCTGCTCTCTCTGCTTGTGCACAGCTTGGGGAGTTAGAACAAGGCAAGTCTATACATGTCTACATTAAGCAGAATAGAATCCCAATCAATGCCTTCTTGTCCACAGGCTTGGTGGACTTGTATGCAAAGTGTGGATGTATTGAAACTGCTAGGGAGATATTCGAGTCAAGCCCGGACAAGAATTTGTTCACATGGAATGCCTTGCTGGTCGGGCTTGGCATGCATGGGCGTGGCCATCTATCACTGCATTACTTCTCCAGAATGATAGAGGCTGGAATCAAACCAGACGGTGTGAGCTTCTTGGGAATTCTTGTGGGGTGCGGCCATGCAGGTCTAGTCTGTGAAGCCCGAAAATTTTTTCAGGAGATGGAAGTTGTCTATAGAGTCCCTAGGGAGCTCAAGCATTATGGTTGCATGGCGGACTTGCTTGGGCGGGCTGGTTTGATCAGAGAGGCAATGGAGATGATTGAGCGCATGCCAATGGGGGGAGATGTGTTTGTGTGGGGTGGTGTGCTTGGCGGATGTAGGATACATGGGAATGTTGAGATTGCAGAGAAAGCAGCTGAGAATGTGATGGCTTTAAACCCTGAAGATGATGGAGTCTACTCGATCATGGCTGACATCTATGCCAACGCAGGCCGATGGGAGGATGTTGCAAGGATAAGGAGGTTGATGCATAGCAGACAGGTCAAGAAGAACCCCGGTTGTAGTTTGGTTCAATTGAACTAA
- the LOC117904225 gene encoding uncharacterized protein LOC117904225 — protein MVNRLRGSHYTFATSTSPKMRAYAPTADFGNVQHSELRGMKGDFVPVYVAMGMIAMSVTLGLCTAMHELMYCPAVHLRKSRRETLPEVEDPDTVVDEGDKFVKKSLLRKVAHVQKLELVPHPIEEDPLARPPRAVTLKSVGIDPKSH, from the exons ATGGTGAACCGCTTAAGAGGAAGCCATTACACGTTCGCCACATCAACCTCGCCAAAGATGAGGGCCTATGCTCCCACTGCCGACTTCGGCAACGTCCAACACAGTGAGCTAAG GGGAATGAAAGGGGATTTTGTACCTGTATACGTGGCGATGGGGATGATAGCGATGTCAGTGACGCTTGGGCTTTGCACGGCGATGCACGAGCTGATGTATTGCCCGGCGGTGCACTTAAGGAAGAGCAGGAGGGAGACTCTGCCGGAGGTGGAGGACCCTGATACTGTAGTTGATGAGGGTGACAAGTTCGTCAAAAAATCCTTGCTTAGAAAGGTGGCCCACGTCCAGAAGCTTGAACTTGTCCCTCATCCCATCGAAGAAGACCCTCTCGCACG GCCGCCGCGCGCAGTGACACTCAAGTCAGTGGGCATAGATCCAAAAAGCCACTAA
- the LOC117904285 gene encoding pentatricopeptide repeat-containing protein At1g08070, chloroplastic-like, which produces MLLLPSISISIPRRRPWGWAWGYRQSYHNFSLSLLQNLSHPRSFNQILSHAIASGVFRDPVVSSKLLYYSLSHDHDFAFSRTLFFQIHKPNVFSWNFMFRAYSRSSFPAETIALYNLMLRNGTLPDNYSFPFVLQACARLSLLHKGREIHSSTLKLGVHLDVFVQNALISAFSSCGAVEAARAVFDMLPALVRDVVSWNSMISGYLQSHRYELALKAFWELLGDGSQSPDEVTLVSALSVCGRLGLLDLGKKIHGLFTGSGFVLDVFVGSSLIDMYSKCGQIEDARKVFDRIPHRNTVCWTSMIAGYAQSDLFKEAIELFREMQIGGFAADAATIACVLSACGHWGALAQGRWIHLYCERNSIEMDLNARNALIVISGLAMNGESDKALHLFSQMEMISDIRPNEITFLGVLCACNHGGFVDKGLYYFNAMTQIYNLTPGIEHYGCMVDLLGRANLLVEAEKFIRTLPIQPDVVIWRSLLFACRNHGNIELAEFAAKQIEELEPRRCGARVLLSNVYASASRWGDVKRVRKDMATQRIKKQPGCSLVEIDGLVHELFVADRSHPEMGAIYETMISINKALQSKGFDPGILDHQEQ; this is translated from the exons ATGCTCCTCCTTCCgtccatttccatttccattccCAGGAGAAGACCATGGGGCTGGGCATGGGGCTATAGACAGTCGTACCACAACTTTTCTCTATCTCTCTTGCAAAATTTGTCACATCCCCGCTCCTTCAACCAAATTTTGTCTCATGCCATAGCATCAGGCGTCTTCAGAGACCCCGTGGTGTCCAGTAAACTCCTCTATTACTCTCTCTCCCATGATCATGATTTCGCCTTTTCTCGCACCCTCTTCTTTCAAATTCATAAGCCTAATGTCTTCTCCTGGAATTTCATGTTCAGAGCCTACTCTCGCAGCTCCTTCCCCGCAGAAACAATTGCTCTTTACAATCTTATGCTGCGCAATGGCACCCTACCAGATAACTATTCCTTCCCTTTCGTCCTCCAAGCTTGCGCTCGACTCTCCCTTCTCCACAAAGGGCGTGAAATTCATTCTTCCACCCTTAAATTGGGGGTCCATCTGGATGTTTTCGTGCAAAATGCGCTCATATCTGCGTTTTCTTCTTGTGGCGCGGTTGAAGCAGCTCGTGCCGTGTTTGATATGCTTCCGGCTTTAGTTCGAGATGTAGTATCTTGGAATAGTATGATCTCTGGGTATCTGCAGAGCCATCGCTACGAGCTAGCGTTGAAGGCTTTTTGGGAGTTGTTGGGCGATGGTTCTCAAAGTCCGGACGAGGTCACTCTAGTGAGTGCTCTTTCTGTTTGTGGAAGGCTTGGATTACTTGATTTGGGTAAGAAAATTCATGGGTTATTTACGGGAAGTGGATTCGTTTTAGACGTTTTTGTGGGCTCCTCTTTGATCGATATGTACTCTAAATGTGGGCAGATAGAGGACGCTCGAAAGGTTTTCGACAGAATTCCGCATAGAAATACAGTGTGTTGGACTTCTATGATAGCTGGGTATGCCCAATCGGATCTATTTAAGGAAGCAATTGAGTTGTTCAGGGAAATGCAGATTGGTGGGTTTGCAGCAGATGCAGCAACAATTGCTTGTGTCCTTTCGGCATGCGGTCATTGGGGTGCTCTGGCTCAGGGGAGATGGATTCATTTATACTGTGAAAGAAACAGCATTGAGATGGACCTCAACGCGAGGAACGCTTTGATAG TGATTTCTGGGCTTGCCATGAATGGAGAGTCTGATAAAGCACTGCACTTGTTCTCACAAATGGAAATGATTTCTGATATCAGGCCGAATGAGATCACCTTCCTTGGCGTGTTGTGTGCTTGTAACCATGGTGGATTTGTGGATAAGGgcctttattattttaatgccATGACTCAAATTTACAACCTCACTCCCGGTATTGAACACTACGGTTGTATGGTTGACCTTCTTGGCCGCGCTAACCTATTGGTTGAGGCCGAGAAGTTCATCCGGACACTTCCCATTCAACCTGATGTGGTTATATGGCGATCCCTGCTTTTTGCCTGTCGGAATCATGGGAATATAGAACTGGCAGAGTTTGCAGCCAAACAAATTGAGGAATTGGAACCAAGAAGGTGCGGTGCTCGTGTTCTTTTGTCTAACGTTTATGCTTCAGCCTCAAGGTGGGGTGATGTGAAGAGGGTGAGGAAAGATATGGCTACTCAAAGAATCAAGAAGCAGCCGGGCTGTTCTCTTGTTGAAATAGATGGCCTTGTTCATGAGCTTTTTGTTGCAGATCGTTCACATCCTGAAATGGGTGCCATATATGAGACGATGATTAGCATCAACAAGGCTCTTCAGTCCAAAGGGTTTGATCCAGGTATCTTAGATCATCAAGAAcagtga